In Halorubrum sp. PV6, a single window of DNA contains:
- a CDS encoding carbohydrate ABC transporter permease: MASSQTGTGVSGLARLRSVLPFSSRDWGLLLVAPGVILFSSFMLYPIFYLFYISLTDATFAGSVIGGGAELIGLSNYAQLLSDPQFRTSMLTTWLFVAVSLVFKVILAVGIALLLNHVRVAGKRYMRAAVIVPLGFPGIFTITVWRGMFSDARYGVFNTILGRFNDLLVSLSAPQALLFDVPIGFLSGRWAAFFAYVTTEVWLAYPFMVIIIVSALQDVPRSLHEAAMVDGAGWLQRFRTVTLPAIKGPVLFASILTAATSFQQFLIPWVFNQGGPSRQNELIIVYGYREAITFNQFGLSAAILIVGIAFVGLFMYVAVRYGGLAEGVGDE, from the coding sequence ATGGCCTCTTCGCAAACCGGAACAGGTGTGAGCGGGCTGGCACGCCTCCGCTCGGTGCTGCCGTTCTCCAGTCGCGACTGGGGGCTGCTCCTCGTCGCGCCCGGCGTCATCCTCTTTTCGAGTTTCATGCTGTACCCCATCTTCTACCTCTTCTACATCTCGCTCACCGACGCGACGTTCGCGGGGTCGGTGATCGGCGGGGGCGCCGAGCTGATCGGGCTGTCGAACTACGCGCAGCTCCTCTCCGATCCGCAGTTCAGGACGTCGATGCTGACGACGTGGCTCTTCGTCGCCGTCTCGCTCGTCTTCAAAGTGATCCTCGCGGTGGGGATCGCGCTCCTGTTGAACCACGTGCGCGTCGCCGGCAAGCGGTACATGCGCGCAGCGGTGATCGTTCCGCTGGGCTTCCCCGGCATCTTCACGATCACCGTCTGGCGCGGGATGTTCAGCGACGCGCGCTACGGCGTGTTCAACACGATCTTGGGCCGGTTCAACGATCTGTTGGTGTCGCTGTCGGCGCCGCAGGCCCTGCTCTTCGACGTGCCGATCGGCTTCCTCAGCGGTCGCTGGGCGGCCTTTTTCGCGTACGTCACCACCGAGGTGTGGCTGGCGTACCCGTTCATGGTGATCATCATCGTGAGCGCCTTACAGGACGTGCCCCGGTCGCTCCACGAGGCCGCGATGGTCGACGGCGCCGGCTGGCTCCAGCGGTTCCGCACCGTGACGCTGCCCGCGATCAAGGGCCCGGTGCTGTTCGCGTCGATCCTCACGGCCGCCACGTCCTTCCAGCAGTTCCTCATCCCGTGGGTGTTCAATCAGGGAGGGCCGTCGAGACAGAACGAACTGATCATCGTGTACGGCTACCGCGAGGCGATCACGTTCAACCAGTTCGGCCTGTCGGCCGCGATCCTGATCGTCGGGATCGCGTTCGTCGGCCTGTTCATGTACGTCGCCGTCCGCTACGGCGGCCTCGCCGAGGGGGTGGGTGACGAATGA
- a CDS encoding sugar ABC transporter permease, giving the protein MSPLDSAVALVASAVGLVRAKLVGLATAPKRLAVLIQRAIYDVRTGKRSVWDVSKSVLMTLFGLAMVLVLLFPLFWITTASLAEGSRLFNTSGIFPDPSTYNLGAYRWVIFESDFFFVDGDWGYPQLVLGGADGLIGFRWAGTETGPGAVFNSLYIVSVTLAAGFGMIVPAAYAFSRRQFVGRKRILYGYVLFTQIGAGLSIATLVALYSLFSSYGLTNNLFILGLFYAASAIPFNTWLLKTYMDNIPVSYEEAAMVDGASFLETIREVIIPLTKPGLAVVLIFVWLAGWNEFIIAQTLLRPENYPLSVELYNIATEGRFSTPWTRFAAFANLFALPVAIVYFAAQRSVEDGLSFGGMEG; this is encoded by the coding sequence ATGAGCCCCCTCGACTCTGCGGTCGCGCTGGTCGCCTCCGCGGTCGGGCTGGTTCGCGCGAAACTCGTCGGCCTCGCGACCGCGCCGAAGCGGCTCGCCGTGTTGATCCAGCGAGCGATCTACGACGTTCGCACGGGGAAACGCAGCGTGTGGGACGTCTCGAAGAGCGTCCTGATGACGCTGTTTGGGCTCGCGATGGTGCTCGTGCTGCTGTTCCCGCTGTTCTGGATCACGACGGCGTCGCTCGCGGAAGGGTCGCGGCTGTTCAACACGAGCGGCATCTTCCCGGACCCGTCGACGTACAACCTCGGCGCGTACCGGTGGGTGATCTTCGAGTCCGACTTCTTCTTCGTCGACGGCGACTGGGGGTACCCCCAACTCGTCCTCGGGGGAGCCGACGGACTGATCGGTTTCCGGTGGGCCGGCACCGAGACCGGGCCGGGCGCGGTGTTCAACAGCCTGTACATCGTCAGCGTGACGCTCGCGGCCGGGTTCGGCATGATCGTCCCGGCGGCGTACGCGTTCTCGCGCCGGCAGTTCGTGGGCCGCAAGCGCATCCTCTACGGCTACGTGCTGTTCACCCAGATCGGCGCCGGGCTGTCGATCGCGACGCTCGTGGCACTGTACTCGCTTTTCAGCTCCTACGGGCTCACGAACAACCTGTTCATCCTCGGGCTGTTCTACGCGGCGTCGGCGATCCCGTTCAACACGTGGCTGTTGAAGACGTACATGGACAACATCCCCGTCTCCTACGAGGAGGCGGCGATGGTCGACGGCGCGAGCTTCTTAGAGACGATCCGCGAGGTGATCATCCCCCTCACGAAGCCGGGGCTCGCGGTCGTCCTCATCTTCGTGTGGCTGGCCGGCTGGAACGAGTTCATCATCGCGCAGACGCTGCTGCGTCCCGAGAACTACCCGCTCTCGGTCGAGCTGTACAACATCGCGACCGAGGGACGGTTCTCGACGCCGTGGACGCGGTTCGCGGCGTTCGCGAACCTGTTCGCGCTGCCGGTCGCGATCGTCTACTTCGCGGCCCAGCGGTCGGTCGAGGACGGCCTCTCCTTCGGCGGGATGGAGGGATAG
- a CDS encoding glutathione S-transferase family protein: MNQLVDGEWRTDTYEATDEDGSFQRGETTFRNWIAGSDMPDHVDAEPDERFQPEAGRYHLYVSYACPWAHRVLLARSLLGLEDAIGVSVVDPYRGEGGWQFSPEKDGCTPDHLHDSDYLRELYVAADPNATCRVTVPVLWDTEEETIVNNESREILRMLSTAFTELGNGVSLLPDAGDDATVAAVDQVITDIYEPINNGVYRAGFATSQEAYDEAVADLFGALDRYEDRLSDQRYLVGDSLTEADICMFTTLVRFDQVYHTHFMCNRKFIHQYDALWPYLRDLYQTDGVAETVEMDHIKEHYYTTHPDVTPTRIIARGPDLDFAAPHDRDRLDGEAPTPDAAD; this comes from the coding sequence ATGAATCAACTCGTCGACGGCGAGTGGCGGACGGACACCTACGAGGCGACCGACGAGGACGGCTCGTTCCAGCGCGGGGAGACCACGTTCCGGAACTGGATCGCCGGCAGCGACATGCCCGACCACGTCGACGCCGAACCGGACGAGCGGTTCCAGCCGGAGGCCGGCCGGTATCACCTGTACGTCTCGTACGCCTGTCCGTGGGCGCACCGCGTGCTGCTCGCCCGGTCGCTCCTGGGGCTCGAAGACGCTATCGGCGTGTCGGTCGTCGACCCGTACCGCGGCGAGGGGGGCTGGCAGTTCTCGCCGGAGAAGGACGGCTGTACGCCCGACCACCTCCACGACAGCGACTACCTGCGCGAGCTGTACGTCGCGGCCGACCCCAACGCCACCTGCCGGGTGACCGTCCCCGTCCTGTGGGACACCGAGGAGGAGACGATCGTCAACAACGAGTCACGCGAGATTCTGCGGATGCTCTCGACGGCGTTCACGGAGCTCGGCAACGGCGTCTCGCTGCTGCCCGACGCGGGCGACGACGCGACCGTCGCGGCGGTCGACCAGGTGATAACCGACATCTACGAGCCGATCAACAACGGCGTCTACCGCGCCGGCTTCGCGACCTCGCAGGAAGCCTACGACGAGGCGGTCGCCGACCTGTTCGGCGCGCTCGACCGCTACGAGGACCGCCTCTCGGACCAGCGCTACCTCGTCGGCGACTCGCTCACCGAGGCCGACATCTGCATGTTCACCACACTGGTCCGCTTCGATCAGGTGTACCACACCCACTTCATGTGCAACCGGAAGTTCATCCACCAGTACGACGCCCTCTGGCCGTACCTGCGCGACCTCTACCAGACCGACGGCGTCGCTGAGACGGTGGAGATGGACCACATCAAAGAGCACTACTACACCACCCACCCGGACGTGACGCCCACGCGAATCATCGCGCGCGGCCCCGACCTCGACTTCGCGGCCCCCCACGACCGCGACCGACTCGACGGCGAGGCGCCGACGCCGGACGCGGCGGACTAA
- a CDS encoding LLM class flavin-dependent oxidoreductase — MLTGREAVARTGIDAVALKPAECDVSRAVDLPIDRVTIDYEGREHLPDDETLDRLADETDLYVTTPVRADGFDPLGDDSLVDRIPDAARRVLVAGHGAYLSEEESSRAVAPRLGAAKRNASGAWVGTEGIERVALAAGGTQFELLSRSTDRDVRGLRAAGFEGEVAVYAPTVLTDDEDAVLDAVGAYVARRRPVARALPDGGEADAPSTDASATGRTREVLSAAARDFALVGSPETVRERVDALREVGVDHIVGYPARGLAEFV, encoded by the coding sequence ATGTTGACCGGTCGCGAAGCGGTCGCCCGAACCGGTATCGACGCCGTGGCGCTCAAACCCGCCGAGTGCGACGTGTCGCGGGCGGTCGACCTCCCGATCGACCGGGTGACGATCGACTACGAGGGCCGCGAACACCTCCCGGACGACGAGACGCTCGACCGCCTGGCCGACGAGACGGACCTGTACGTCACCACGCCGGTCCGGGCGGACGGATTCGACCCGCTCGGCGACGACTCGCTGGTCGACCGGATCCCGGACGCGGCCCGTCGCGTCCTCGTCGCCGGACACGGCGCGTACCTCTCCGAGGAGGAGTCGTCGCGCGCCGTCGCGCCGCGGCTCGGGGCCGCGAAACGGAACGCCTCCGGCGCGTGGGTCGGCACCGAGGGAATCGAGCGCGTCGCGCTGGCGGCGGGCGGGACCCAGTTCGAACTGCTCTCCCGGTCGACCGACCGGGACGTGCGCGGGCTCCGCGCCGCCGGGTTCGAGGGCGAGGTCGCGGTGTACGCCCCGACCGTCCTCACCGACGACGAGGACGCGGTCCTCGACGCCGTGGGCGCGTACGTCGCCCGCCGCCGCCCGGTCGCTCGCGCGCTTCCGGACGGCGGCGAGGCCGACGCCCCCTCGACGGACGCCTCAGCCACCGGTCGCACGCGCGAAGTCCTCTCGGCGGCCGCGCGGGACTTCGCGCTGGTCGGGTCCCCCGAGACGGTCCGCGAGCGCGTCGACGCGCTGCGCGAGGTCGGCGTCGATCACATCGTCGGCTACCCCGCACGCGGGCTGGCCGAGTTCGTATAA